One genomic segment of Gottschalkia acidurici 9a includes these proteins:
- a CDS encoding DUF3696 domain-containing protein, translating into MIKSIKVKNFKSFKKSGQIDIKKINILVGPNSSGKSSFIQGLLLLKNAIQCKMEDPTLGIDGESITYKALVYDNDVDNKIQYKIGFDESEQKTESIEVNILKDFLENIDESDIIKIAEKYREIKIKDMSFTLKIVDDITLSIDAFEVNTTDDINVKVSKDKENYTLKLNDNIIDNIEAIYPCKFYFKIKKEKLHELSNSSLENIILVYYILDKLEQNLNRLGEKFLYLESLRSDFHRIEYVSNERKTRTVGSRGQDTLLTLLDIDRKCDVDIEIKEKKENINYWLDEFELGDNIEAREVDEDKYSIMIRNKHLGIYNNILDVGIGTAQLLPIIIESVNSQKESIVIIEEPETHIHPNAQAKLADLFVDCAKKDNKKFLIETHSIFLVTQLQILVASGKISPDDIGIYYFTQDQDGTKIMKMEIAENGQFEEDWPSGFFDVHYELGRKLFEFM; encoded by the coding sequence ATGATTAAATCTATTAAGGTGAAGAATTTCAAATCATTTAAGAAATCAGGACAAATAGATATAAAAAAAATAAATATATTAGTAGGACCAAATAGTTCTGGTAAATCTAGCTTTATACAAGGACTTCTATTATTAAAAAATGCTATACAGTGCAAAATGGAGGATCCAACTCTAGGTATAGATGGAGAAAGCATAACATATAAAGCTTTAGTATATGACAATGATGTAGATAATAAAATACAGTATAAAATAGGCTTTGATGAGAGTGAGCAAAAAACAGAGTCTATAGAAGTAAACATATTGAAAGACTTTTTAGAAAATATAGATGAGAGTGATATAATAAAAATAGCTGAAAAATACAGGGAAATAAAAATCAAGGATATGTCTTTTACATTAAAGATAGTAGATGACATCACTTTAAGTATAGATGCATTTGAAGTTAATACTACGGATGATATTAATGTAAAAGTATCTAAAGATAAAGAAAATTATACTTTAAAACTAAACGATAATATAATAGATAATATAGAAGCGATATATCCTTGTAAATTTTACTTTAAAATAAAAAAAGAGAAATTACACGAACTGTCTAATAGTTCTTTAGAAAATATTATTTTAGTTTATTATATATTAGATAAGTTAGAGCAAAACCTTAATAGGCTTGGGGAAAAGTTTTTATATTTGGAATCACTAAGAAGTGATTTTCATAGAATAGAATACGTATCTAATGAAAGAAAAACAAGAACAGTTGGTTCAAGAGGGCAAGATACACTATTAACTCTACTGGATATAGATAGAAAATGTGACGTAGATATAGAAATTAAAGAAAAGAAGGAAAATATAAATTATTGGCTTGATGAATTTGAATTAGGAGACAACATAGAAGCTAGAGAGGTAGATGAAGATAAGTATTCCATTATGATAAGAAATAAGCACTTAGGTATATATAATAATATATTAGATGTAGGCATAGGTACAGCTCAATTATTGCCTATTATAATAGAGTCTGTTAACTCTCAAAAAGAAAGTATAGTTATAATAGAAGAACCAGAAACACATATTCATCCAAATGCGCAAGCTAAATTAGCAGATCTGTTTGTAGATTGTGCTAAGAAAGATAATAAGAAGTTTTTAATAGAAACACATAGCATATTTTTAGTAACTCAACTACAAATACTTGTTGCCTCTGGAAAGATATCACCAGACGATATTGGAATATATTATTTTACCCAGGATCAAGATGGAACAAAAATAATGAAGATGGAAATAGCAGAAAACGGACAATTCGAAGAAGACTGGCCAAGTGGATTCTTTGATGTACATTATGAATTAGGAAGAAAACTCTTTGAGTTTATGTAG
- a CDS encoding CoA-disulfide reductase, whose amino-acid sequence MKIAVIGCTHAGTSAILNSKKLYPEAEITVYERNDNISFLSCGIALYVGGVIDDVEKLFYCSPEELTKLNVNTKMKHDVLSVDMENKKLKVKNLITNEEIEDTFDKLIITTGSWPVIPNIEGADLENVLLCKNYKHSKEITSKMDESKNVVVVGAGYIGVELVEAFQLKGKNVTLIDTNDRILGRYLDREFTDIAEESLKEKNIKLALNQTVTKIEGKDGKVSKVITDKGEYEADLVILSIGFRPNTELFKGKLDMLNNGAIIVDEYMRTSKEDVFAAGDSATIIFNPTGKSEYIPLATNAVRMGYLVAKNLKEPTLKYIGTQGTSGIKIYDYSISSTGITESSAKAQGMDVKSVTIEDTNRPVFMPEYYDLKLKVVYEKETRKIIGAQIVSKTDLTQSINTMSVCIQKEVTIDELATIDFFFQPHFNKPWNFLNVAGLSAE is encoded by the coding sequence ATGAAAATAGCAGTTATAGGATGTACACATGCGGGTACATCAGCAATATTAAATTCTAAAAAATTATATCCAGAAGCTGAGATTACAGTTTATGAGAGAAATGATAATATATCTTTTTTATCGTGTGGAATAGCTCTTTATGTTGGGGGAGTAATAGATGACGTTGAAAAACTATTTTATTGTTCACCAGAAGAACTAACAAAGTTAAATGTAAATACAAAAATGAAACATGATGTATTATCTGTAGATATGGAAAATAAAAAGTTAAAAGTGAAAAATCTAATAACAAATGAGGAAATTGAAGATACTTTCGATAAGCTAATAATAACTACAGGATCATGGCCTGTAATTCCAAATATAGAAGGAGCAGACTTAGAAAATGTCCTTTTATGTAAAAACTATAAACACTCAAAAGAAATAACATCTAAAATGGATGAGTCCAAAAATGTAGTTGTAGTAGGAGCAGGATATATAGGTGTAGAGTTGGTAGAAGCTTTTCAACTAAAAGGAAAAAATGTAACACTTATAGATACTAATGATCGTATATTAGGAAGATATCTGGATAGGGAATTTACAGATATTGCTGAAGAGTCTCTTAAAGAAAAAAATATAAAATTAGCTTTGAATCAAACAGTTACTAAAATTGAAGGAAAAGATGGTAAAGTATCAAAGGTAATTACAGACAAGGGAGAATATGAGGCGGACTTAGTTATACTGTCTATAGGATTTAGACCAAATACAGAGTTATTTAAGGGAAAATTAGATATGCTTAATAACGGTGCAATAATCGTAGATGAGTATATGCGTACAAGTAAGGAAGATGTATTTGCTGCCGGAGATAGTGCAACGATTATATTTAATCCTACTGGTAAGTCTGAGTACATACCACTAGCTACTAATGCAGTACGTATGGGGTACTTAGTTGCTAAAAATTTAAAAGAGCCAACTTTGAAGTATATAGGTACTCAAGGAACGTCAGGAATAAAAATATATGATTACAGTATATCTTCTACGGGAATCACGGAAAGTAGTGCTAAAGCACAGGGGATGGATGTTAAGTCTGTAACTATAGAAGACACAAATAGACCAGTGTTTATGCCAGAATATTATGACTTGAAGCTTAAAGTAGTATATGAAAAAGAAACTAGAAAGATAATAGGGGCTCAGATAGTATCAAAGACAGACCTTACACAGTCTATAAACACAATGTCAGTGTGCATTCAGAAAGAGGTAACTATAGACGAATTAGCGACTATAGATTTCTTCTTCCAACCCCACTTTAATAAACCTTGGAACTTTTTAAACGTAGCTGGATTAAGCGCTGAATAA
- a CDS encoding flavodoxin produces the protein MKKVSIIYFSGTGNTEAMANAISEGVKEAGGSPEIIPVESASAENISGADVIALGCPSMGAEVLDDTMDMFVDSIEGEVSGKPVALFGSYDWGDGEWMRDWYERMNGYGANMIQDEGLICHLTPEDDDIEVCKALGKKLAN, from the coding sequence ATGAAAAAAGTTTCTATAATTTATTTTAGTGGTACTGGTAATACAGAAGCAATGGCTAATGCTATATCTGAAGGAGTTAAAGAAGCTGGTGGAAGTCCAGAAATTATACCTGTTGAATCTGCTAGTGCAGAGAACATTTCAGGTGCTGATGTAATAGCTTTAGGTTGTCCTTCTATGGGCGCTGAAGTATTAGATGATACTATGGATATGTTTGTAGACAGTATTGAAGGCGAAGTATCTGGAAAACCAGTAGCTCTATTCGGTTCATACGACTGGGGTGATGGTGAGTGGATGAGAGATTGGTATGAAAGAATGAATGGTTACGGAGCAAATATGATTCAAGATGAAGGACTAATCTGTCATCTAACACCAGAAGACGATGATATTGAAGTTTGTAAAGCTCTTGGTAAAAAATTAGCTAATTAA
- a CDS encoding N-acetylmuramoyl-L-alanine amidase, giving the protein MAKVFLDAGHGGKDAGAVGNGLKEKDINLSVTLKIGEILKSHGIEVVYSRVNDVFIELSDIAKKANNSKADIFVSIHCNSFRYSSAKGMETYSYPNSLQGSKLSKNIYDSIIKDKVYTANRGTKTENFAVLRLTNMPATLVELAFISNSQDAYILKNRQRELALAVAKGILNNLGIKYRAELVKLDKPEENLDGKVYKVQVGVFSDIKNAEKLISELKSKGYEAIIVN; this is encoded by the coding sequence ATGGCAAAGGTGTTTTTAGACGCAGGTCATGGGGGAAAAGATGCCGGGGCTGTAGGAAATGGATTAAAAGAAAAGGATATAAATTTATCTGTTACTTTAAAAATAGGAGAAATATTAAAAAGTCATGGAATAGAAGTAGTATATTCTAGAGTTAATGATGTATTCATAGAACTTTCAGATATAGCTAAAAAGGCCAATAATTCAAAAGCTGACATATTTGTGTCTATACACTGTAATTCATTTAGATATTCATCAGCAAAGGGAATGGAAACGTACAGTTATCCTAATAGTTTGCAAGGGTCTAAACTATCAAAGAATATTTATGATAGTATAATTAAGGATAAAGTCTATACAGCTAATAGAGGAACAAAAACAGAAAATTTTGCAGTTTTAAGACTAACTAATATGCCAGCAACTTTAGTAGAATTAGCGTTTATCAGTAATTCACAAGATGCTTATATACTAAAAAATAGACAACGGGAGTTAGCTTTAGCAGTAGCAAAAGGTATATTAAATAATCTTGGTATAAAGTATAGAGCTGAACTTGTTAAGCTTGACAAACCTGAAGAAAATTTAGATGGTAAAGTATATAAAGTACAAGTAGGAGTATTTAGTGATATAAAGAATGCAGAGAAACTTATAAGTGAACTTAAGTCTAAAGGATATGAAGCCATAATAGTTAATTAA
- a CDS encoding RluA family pseudouridine synthase, whose product MNINVIFEDKNIIVVEKPTKLPCQSDKTNDDNLLDILREKIKVENPKLKNVYLELVHRLDRPVGGALVLVKTKESNSNLSKQIQNRQLKKEYLTIVCGRFEENKGELKDYLKKLSTINMSKVVDPNTHGAKEAILAYQVLETIETEEYGVLSLIKVNLKTGRHHQIRVQLANANCPIWGDNKYNKSFVGNKGWTQIALWSYSLSFRHPIKNNYLTFNSTPTKEYPWDLFDLR is encoded by the coding sequence TTGAATATAAATGTAATTTTTGAAGATAAAAATATAATTGTAGTTGAAAAGCCAACTAAGTTACCTTGCCAAAGTGATAAAACTAATGATGATAATTTATTAGATATATTAAGAGAAAAGATTAAAGTAGAGAATCCTAAACTTAAAAACGTATACCTTGAGCTTGTACATAGATTAGATAGACCTGTTGGCGGGGCTTTAGTTTTAGTTAAAACTAAAGAATCTAATTCTAATCTATCTAAACAGATTCAGAATAGACAACTCAAAAAGGAGTATTTAACTATTGTATGTGGAAGGTTTGAAGAAAACAAAGGGGAACTTAAAGACTACTTAAAAAAGCTTTCTACTATCAACATGAGTAAGGTTGTAGATCCTAATACACATGGTGCTAAAGAAGCTATTCTAGCCTATCAGGTATTAGAAACTATTGAGACTGAGGAATATGGAGTTTTAAGCCTAATAAAAGTTAACTTAAAAACTGGTCGCCATCATCAGATAAGAGTTCAACTTGCTAATGCTAATTGTCCTATATGGGGAGATAATAAATATAACAAATCTTTTGTTGGAAATAAAGGTTGGACTCAGATAGCCCTTTGGTCTTATAGTCTATCTTTTAGACATCCTATAAAAAATAATTATCTAACATTTAACTCTACTCCAACTAAAGAGTATCCTTGGGATTTATTCGATTTAAGATAA